In the Leptospira limi genome, one interval contains:
- a CDS encoding YqjF family protein, whose product MKEPIQTILHTVGHRPWPIPNPSWFWYQEWNEVIFLHYQVNGKRLRELVPRHLQLDQFDGEHWVSVVAFTMDRVRPRFTFPIQFLSTFHEVNLRTYVTRDGKPGVYFLSIEAEKILPTIFARLASGLPYQHSPIIRTNDSYTLRGKRCEIGIEFLKKDRIDFPSPKELWLTERYSLFRGKNPEETAMDVHHKPWELFQVEFMKLNLRYAAYDGLVNFGNPNLCHYSPGVQVLAWL is encoded by the coding sequence ATGAAAGAACCTATCCAGACGATCTTACATACAGTTGGCCACAGGCCATGGCCCATTCCTAACCCTTCCTGGTTTTGGTACCAAGAATGGAACGAAGTTATTTTTTTGCATTACCAAGTGAATGGGAAACGGTTACGAGAACTTGTTCCTCGGCATTTGCAATTGGATCAGTTTGATGGCGAACATTGGGTATCGGTGGTAGCCTTTACCATGGATCGAGTACGTCCAAGGTTTACCTTCCCTATTCAATTCCTTTCCACATTTCATGAAGTGAATCTACGTACCTATGTGACACGTGATGGCAAACCCGGTGTGTATTTTCTCAGTATTGAAGCAGAAAAAATCCTACCAACAATCTTTGCGAGGTTGGCTTCGGGACTACCATACCAACATTCTCCGATCATTCGGACAAACGATTCTTACACATTGCGTGGGAAACGTTGTGAGATTGGAATTGAATTTTTAAAGAAAGACAGAATCGACTTTCCCTCTCCAAAAGAACTTTGGCTTACGGAGCGGTATTCATTGTTCAGAGGGAAAAACCCAGAGGAAACAGCAATGGATGTGCACCACAAACCTTGGGAATTATTCCAAGTGGAATTTATGAAATTAAATCTTCGTTATGCGGCTTACGATGGGTTAGTCAATTTTGGGAATCCAAACCTATGCCATTATTCACCAGGAGTGCAGGTGCTTGCTTGGTTGTAG
- a CDS encoding HepT-like ribonuclease domain-containing protein: MPRDIIVLIEDILKAIDEIFEFVNDVTDLNQYQNDVLRKRAVERNLEIIGEVVKKIPDSTKFENPDVEWRQIAGLRDFIAHGYFEIDVEIIWNTVQVHLKPFRERIKLIKNQI, encoded by the coding sequence ATGCCGCGTGACATCATTGTTTTGATAGAGGATATCCTCAAAGCGATCGATGAAATATTTGAATTTGTCAATGATGTTACCGATTTAAATCAATACCAAAATGATGTACTTCGAAAGAGGGCCGTAGAAAGGAATTTGGAAATCATAGGTGAAGTTGTCAAAAAAATTCCTGATTCGACTAAATTCGAAAATCCAGACGTTGAATGGAGACAAATTGCTGGATTACGAGATTTTATCGCGCATGGTTATTTCGAAATTGATGTTGAAATCATTTGGAATACAGTCCAAGTCCATTTAAAACCATTCCGAGAACGAATCAAGCTGATCAAAAATCAGATTTAG
- a CDS encoding DMT family transporter translates to MQFQVILFFCIAVFFNALANILIKTSSMQDKQVTPGEGFWNLVFTVFNPYFIAGLASFGLALLGYRYVLGKGLKLSLAYPVFTSSGFIIVLIASSVFFKERLNFTQWLGISFILVGVWLTALQMFDVNS, encoded by the coding sequence ATGCAATTCCAAGTCATCCTCTTCTTCTGTATAGCTGTATTCTTCAATGCATTGGCGAATATTTTAATCAAAACATCTTCTATGCAAGACAAACAAGTCACACCTGGAGAAGGGTTTTGGAATCTTGTGTTTACTGTATTTAATCCTTATTTTATCGCTGGACTTGCAAGCTTCGGATTGGCGTTGTTAGGTTATCGTTATGTTTTGGGTAAGGGATTGAAGTTATCCTTGGCGTATCCTGTGTTTACTTCCAGTGGATTTATCATTGTTCTCATTGCTTCTTCTGTTTTTTTTAAAGAACGATTGAATTTTACACAGTGGCTCGGGATTTCTTTTATTTTAGTGGGTGTATGGCTAACCGCCTTGCAGATGTTTGACGTTAACTCTTGA
- the len gene encoding Len family endostatin-like outer membrane lipoprotein: protein MVFLVFASAFLSACNTSKDNNDDTTLFALLLAQSASAPCSTRCHIFLSSSLRSGRIGIGGITGADAVCNADSNRIQGKTYKAMITVPGVREAIGNPTGSMTYTDWVLKANTFYYNSTDASNTTGSTTTSNKIFRDSNTTMQINFALGANGTRFWTGMTITGGNIANSSDNCTNWTITNAGVNGVTGVVGASTTTLVDTTTDTCNLTKSIVCVEQ from the coding sequence TTGGTATTCCTTGTTTTTGCTAGTGCTTTTCTAAGCGCTTGCAACACTTCGAAAGACAATAACGACGACACAACCTTATTCGCCCTCCTCCTTGCACAATCCGCTTCTGCTCCTTGTTCAACCAGATGTCACATATTTTTATCCAGTTCATTAAGAAGTGGTAGAATCGGAATTGGAGGCATCACAGGTGCTGATGCAGTTTGTAATGCAGATTCAAATCGAATACAAGGCAAAACATACAAAGCAATGATAACTGTTCCTGGTGTAAGAGAAGCGATTGGAAATCCTACTGGATCAATGACTTATACTGATTGGGTTTTAAAAGCAAACACTTTCTACTATAACAGTACCGACGCATCCAATACAACTGGTTCAACGACTACTTCGAATAAAATCTTCCGTGATTCCAATACAACAATGCAAATAAATTTTGCACTCGGCGCAAATGGAACTCGCTTCTGGACAGGTATGACAATTACTGGTGGAAATATAGCAAATAGTAGTGATAACTGCACGAATTGGACAATTACAAATGCAGGAGTAAATGGAGTAACAGGAGTTGTTGGTGCAAGCACAACGACATTAGTCGATACGACAACAGATACCTGTAATCTCACCAAAAGTATTGTTTGTGTAGAGCAGTAG
- a CDS encoding alpha/beta fold hydrolase: MKLKSFRYKNWDTAYFDSETPGPTLVFCHANGYSAGCYQTYFEKLKKHYRVIAPDFIGHGRSAFTLDFHNWNVFRDQILSLLDHGSVKETTIIGHSLGGASSLLAAKKEPERFTKVIAMDPVILGWKLILLSKFLENPLAKGAKKRRTHFKSIELVRRSFRKFPAFAKFDPSIFEDYLNSCFVPTGNEDEVKLCCDPRVEAKIFGHAHFHVFKNFYGIKTENHIAIPETYEVCSPKYANLLTKVHPKSDVTIFPGFTHFFPFERPEETWNWMKRCLDMKED; this comes from the coding sequence ATGAAACTTAAATCCTTTCGATACAAAAATTGGGATACTGCGTATTTCGATTCAGAAACACCAGGCCCCACCCTAGTTTTTTGTCATGCCAATGGCTATAGTGCAGGTTGTTACCAAACTTATTTTGAAAAATTAAAAAAACACTACCGTGTGATTGCACCCGACTTCATTGGCCATGGTCGTTCTGCCTTCACACTGGACTTCCATAATTGGAATGTATTCCGCGACCAAATCCTTTCCCTCCTCGACCATGGATCGGTAAAAGAAACAACAATCATCGGCCACTCCCTTGGCGGAGCCTCCTCACTACTCGCAGCAAAAAAAGAACCCGAACGATTTACAAAAGTAATAGCAATGGATCCCGTCATCCTTGGTTGGAAACTCATTTTACTTTCTAAATTTTTAGAAAATCCACTTGCCAAAGGTGCCAAAAAAAGAAGGACACATTTTAAATCCATAGAGCTTGTTAGGCGGTCATTTCGAAAGTTCCCAGCCTTTGCCAAATTTGATCCTTCCATCTTCGAAGATTATCTCAATTCTTGTTTTGTACCAACGGGCAACGAAGACGAAGTCAAACTCTGTTGTGACCCAAGAGTCGAAGCCAAAATTTTTGGCCACGCCCATTTCCATGTCTTCAAAAACTTCTATGGCATCAAAACGGAAAACCACATCGCCATACCCGAAACATACGAAGTCTGTAGCCCTAAATATGCAAACCTACTCACAAAAGTACACCCCAAGTCGGATGTGACCATCTTCCCAGGTTTCACCCATTTTTTTCCCTTCGAACGCCCAGAAGAAACATGGAATTGGATGAAACGATGTTTGGATATGAAAGAAGATTAA
- a CDS encoding beta strand repeat-containing protein, with product MGFRRGQFGFVFKQRFSHAYLFLLFFLFSCQSVTSVNLQMLFGSFFVSASGQGSVIYEAPNFLFTSENGKQAEFVLRLNIEPNSSVRIGPITISDPTEGVLLSDTFIDFNEDNWDSPHTVRLAGVDDLLSDGNQNYRVQLGSILTSDIRFSTQALPVLLVVNTDNESSGVAASPVFGLLTSETGETGRISYVLQTRPMQDVYIRNFISNDTTEATVESVELVFTPNNWDVPQSVTVTGVDDFSVDDSTFQISADPTISFDPAYMGKPVPLITGTNVDDDIAGFTVVNLSGLTTTEAGGAVTFGVVLNTLPTHAVTIPSIVATPGTEGTASPSSLTFAPSEWFTPKIITVTGVDEFIVDGSRTVSIVSSAATSTDTDYNGLAGPVFPSVTNTDNDVPGFVLTSPGGLTISENGGILNFAIRLSSQPPPGFTVTLTGINENNTITNVNTNTLVFTNANWNIDQTVQITTNNNSIDEDTRTVTLQFGSVDTGGTADPVYNSITPPAQVSISVTDDDTAGITVTPVGGLVVHENGTPFTETFTVVLNSQPTQTVNLSSITSSNTSEITVSPSSLSFTTANWNTPQTVTITSVLDGVDDGDQNVNINFSNASSTDPKYNSMAIPAVTAINTDSNEPLVRIQNLSASSITENGTSTITFEIRLSLKPNSNVTIGPIMSSDGTEAVLLNSTSGVAASRTLTFTPTNSQAASYTGNTSQSGWDVPQTITIRSVSDSFDDGDIPVTIQIPQANGSYFTGLYPTGAVPGYTDTNGNLVVTITDNDTKGFTFSATTLNLTEGDPDATFTVRLNAAPCDTPSNLANCTSGSVTIPITAETFSLPDSTQYTVSPSSLTFTHLNYASPQTVTISVVNDAINESNTRTHTLTLGAISGSGTDYEGMNPNDVTINITDNDNPSPKILFTLDTGQPYFTTESGFSTFYSLRLGSRPIPGNSVTVTLTSSDNTEGMISDSGTPVSSKQYVFTDANWSTSVPVEILGVSDALSDGNVNYSITVSGTETGSFPSWYDSFLSSMGTTASLVNYSVSENPVTVITPQVMVRAENAASFSIYILLSQAPTDDVTIPVSLSSSFPCTLFTGPTVSQFSVSTNLVTITSANWNSIGAHNTITITPFDDSVDDGNVSCPIIIGVLSSSDGFYNTVNPYPSANYPELTLNDNDTAGVTTSGFSPASVITSQSGAGSQFYIHLNSQPTADVTINFSTAPGGLVQFPTAPLTFTPSNFGTGQLVTILGLDTADVLDVNYNITPQLTSSESGTGFSPSTIYSALTPSSIPGVHLYNLYDIIPCTDPNPMVACGTSPNAQGGLVTSPNLITTEAGGQSRFQVRLRARPTSNVTIGVSSSNVAEGTTSVPNLTFTSSDWNTFQNVVITGVDDALVDGNVLYSILFGSLTGGGSGFNAESFPNLSVTNQDND from the coding sequence ATGGGATTCAGAAGAGGACAATTCGGTTTCGTGTTCAAACAAAGGTTCTCGCATGCCTACCTCTTCCTCCTATTTTTCCTTTTCTCCTGCCAATCGGTAACTTCTGTTAATCTCCAGATGTTGTTCGGTTCCTTTTTTGTTTCAGCGTCCGGACAAGGTTCTGTAATTTATGAAGCCCCGAATTTTTTATTCACGAGTGAAAATGGAAAACAAGCAGAATTCGTACTTCGTTTGAACATTGAACCGAACAGTTCAGTGAGAATTGGCCCCATTACAATCTCTGATCCAACCGAAGGTGTTTTATTATCAGATACTTTTATCGATTTTAATGAAGACAATTGGGACTCACCGCATACAGTTCGTTTGGCGGGAGTTGACGATCTTTTGTCAGATGGGAACCAAAATTACCGAGTACAATTAGGAAGTATCTTAACCTCCGACATTCGTTTTTCCACCCAAGCACTGCCCGTCCTACTCGTTGTGAACACTGACAATGAATCTTCAGGTGTGGCCGCAAGTCCTGTCTTTGGCCTACTCACATCAGAAACTGGCGAAACTGGCCGTATTTCTTATGTTTTGCAAACAAGGCCGATGCAAGATGTTTACATTCGTAATTTTATTTCCAATGATACAACGGAAGCTACTGTTGAATCTGTTGAACTTGTATTTACACCTAATAACTGGGATGTGCCCCAATCGGTAACTGTCACGGGTGTTGACGACTTTAGTGTGGATGATAGTACGTTTCAGATTTCGGCTGACCCAACCATTTCCTTTGACCCAGCTTACATGGGTAAACCTGTCCCCCTCATCACGGGAACCAATGTGGATGATGATATCGCTGGATTTACAGTTGTAAACTTGTCAGGTCTCACAACAACGGAAGCAGGAGGTGCTGTCACCTTCGGAGTGGTATTAAATACACTTCCCACCCATGCAGTCACCATTCCCTCCATTGTTGCTACACCCGGGACGGAAGGCACCGCAAGTCCTAGTTCCCTTACCTTTGCTCCATCGGAATGGTTCACTCCCAAAATCATTACTGTCACTGGTGTTGATGAATTCATAGTGGATGGTTCACGAACAGTCTCCATCGTTTCCAGCGCGGCAACATCAACCGACACAGATTACAATGGTTTGGCGGGACCGGTGTTTCCTTCGGTAACAAATACCGACAATGATGTTCCAGGATTTGTTCTCACTTCACCAGGAGGATTGACGATTTCAGAAAATGGTGGGATTTTAAATTTTGCCATTCGCCTTTCCTCACAACCTCCTCCTGGATTCACAGTTACACTAACAGGCATTAACGAAAACAATACCATAACCAATGTAAATACAAATACATTGGTGTTTACAAATGCGAATTGGAACATTGACCAAACGGTCCAAATCACTACCAATAATAATTCTATCGATGAAGATACAAGGACAGTGACTTTACAATTTGGATCTGTCGATACAGGTGGAACAGCAGATCCTGTGTATAACAGCATCACTCCCCCGGCACAAGTGAGTATTTCTGTCACTGACGATGATACTGCGGGTATCACAGTCACTCCAGTTGGTGGGCTTGTGGTACATGAAAATGGAACTCCCTTTACCGAAACGTTTACAGTCGTATTAAATTCACAACCCACACAAACGGTAAATCTCTCTTCCATCACTTCTAGTAACACTTCAGAAATCACGGTCTCACCATCTTCCTTATCCTTTACCACCGCCAATTGGAATACACCACAAACTGTCACCATTACTTCTGTGTTAGATGGTGTAGATGATGGGGATCAAAATGTAAACATCAACTTTAGTAATGCGAGTTCTACAGATCCCAAATACAATTCGATGGCCATTCCAGCCGTTACAGCCATCAATACAGATAGTAATGAGCCTCTGGTTCGCATCCAAAATCTATCGGCATCTTCCATCACAGAAAACGGAACATCCACCATCACATTTGAAATTCGATTGTCTTTAAAACCCAATTCCAATGTGACCATTGGACCTATCATGTCTTCCGATGGAACGGAAGCTGTATTACTCAATAGTACATCGGGCGTGGCGGCTTCTCGCACATTAACCTTTACACCCACCAATTCGCAAGCCGCTAGTTATACGGGGAATACAAGTCAAAGTGGATGGGATGTACCACAAACCATTACCATTCGATCGGTCAGTGACTCGTTTGATGATGGAGATATACCCGTTACCATTCAGATCCCTCAAGCAAATGGATCGTATTTTACGGGGCTTTATCCAACAGGTGCAGTTCCTGGTTATACTGATACAAACGGAAATTTGGTGGTGACCATCACAGACAATGATACAAAGGGATTTACTTTTTCTGCAACTACACTAAATCTCACGGAAGGAGATCCAGATGCCACATTTACTGTACGACTCAATGCAGCTCCTTGTGATACACCTAGTAATTTGGCAAACTGTACAAGTGGATCTGTTACCATTCCCATTACAGCCGAAACCTTTTCCTTACCTGATTCCACGCAGTATACAGTTTCACCATCAAGTTTAACGTTTACACATTTAAATTATGCATCACCCCAAACGGTCACGATTTCAGTTGTGAATGATGCCATCAATGAATCCAATACCAGGACCCATACACTCACGTTAGGTGCCATATCTGGATCTGGAACCGATTATGAAGGAATGAATCCAAATGATGTTACCATCAATATCACAGACAATGATAACCCTTCTCCAAAAATTCTTTTTACCTTAGATACAGGCCAACCATACTTCACTACCGAGTCTGGATTTTCTACCTTTTATAGTTTACGACTTGGGAGCCGACCCATTCCAGGAAATTCAGTGACTGTCACCTTAACCTCTTCCGATAACACAGAAGGAATGATCAGTGACAGCGGAACTCCCGTTAGCTCCAAACAATATGTTTTTACCGATGCCAATTGGAGTACATCCGTTCCCGTTGAAATTTTGGGAGTCTCAGATGCCTTAAGTGATGGAAATGTAAATTATTCAATCACAGTTTCAGGAACCGAAACTGGATCCTTTCCTTCCTGGTATGACAGTTTTTTATCAAGTATGGGAACTACGGCAAGTCTTGTGAATTATAGTGTTTCGGAAAATCCAGTGACAGTCATCACACCGCAAGTCATGGTGCGTGCTGAAAATGCTGCCTCCTTTTCTATATATATTTTACTCAGCCAAGCACCAACAGATGATGTGACCATTCCCGTTTCTCTTTCTTCCAGTTTTCCTTGTACTTTGTTTACAGGACCCACTGTTTCTCAATTTTCTGTTTCCACGAACCTCGTGACCATCACAAGTGCCAATTGGAATTCCATTGGTGCCCATAATACGATTACAATCACACCCTTTGATGATTCAGTAGATGATGGAAACGTATCTTGTCCCATCATCATAGGTGTACTTTCTTCCAGTGATGGATTTTACAATACTGTAAATCCTTATCCATCCGCAAACTACCCCGAACTTACGTTAAACGACAATGACACAGCAGGTGTCACCACTTCTGGATTTTCCCCAGCGTCAGTCATCACTTCCCAATCTGGGGCCGGTTCTCAGTTTTACATCCATCTAAATTCACAACCCACAGCCGATGTTACCATCAACTTCTCAACAGCACCTGGTGGACTTGTCCAATTTCCAACGGCACCACTTACCTTCACACCTTCCAATTTTGGAACGGGACAACTGGTCACAATCCTTGGGTTAGACACGGCAGATGTTTTGGATGTGAATTATAACATCACTCCTCAACTCACTTCGAGTGAATCAGGAACTGGGTTTTCGCCTTCCACCATTTATAGCGCACTTACACCTTCATCCATTCCAGGTGTACATTTGTACAATCTATATGATATCATTCCATGCACAGACCCAAATCCAATGGTGGCCTGCGGAACCTCTCCCAATGCCCAAGGAGGACTTGTCACATCACCTAACTTAATCACTACGGAAGCCGGTGGCCAATCTCGTTTCCAAGTGCGTTTGCGAGCAAGGCCCACATCGAATGTCACGATCGGTGTATCCAGTTCGAATGTTGCTGAAGGGACAACGTCTGTACCAAATTTGACCTTTACTTCCAGTGATTGGAATACCTTTCAAAATGTTGTGATCACAGGTGTAGATGATGCGCTTGTCGATGGGAATGTATTGTATTCGATTTTATTTGGATCATTAACGGGAGGTGGGTCTGGATTCAATGCTGAGTCCTTCCCAAACCTATCTGTCACAAACCAGGACAATGACTAA
- a CDS encoding winged helix-turn-helix domain-containing protein — MILDGIFGNKTASRVLLHLFHYNEIHTAAIAKDYGVASTPIRMQLERFEKTGIIVAKNVGRTRVFSFNQKSPFVKPIKAILEIFYHSLTMEEKEKIFSTRRRPREKGKPVYGRT; from the coding sequence ATGATCCTTGATGGAATATTTGGAAATAAAACTGCATCGAGAGTATTGTTGCACCTATTTCATTACAATGAAATTCATACGGCCGCAATTGCGAAAGACTATGGCGTAGCTTCTACACCTATCCGAATGCAATTGGAAAGATTCGAAAAAACCGGTATCATTGTTGCTAAAAATGTAGGAAGAACCAGGGTTTTTTCCTTTAATCAAAAATCCCCTTTCGTTAAACCAATAAAGGCAATTCTAGAGATATTTTATCATTCTTTAACAATGGAAGAAAAGGAAAAAATATTCTCCACAAGAAGAAGACCTCGGGAAAAGGGAAAACCAGTTTATGGAAGAACCTAA
- a CDS encoding nucleotidyltransferase family protein: MFPLSKNQILTKLKDEKAILSRFGVAQIGLFGSFVRNESNENSDIDILVEFLPEQKTFRNYMDLKIFLEDSFQRKIDLVIKDSLKVRIKDQILKEAVYAA, from the coding sequence ATGTTTCCCTTATCAAAGAACCAAATTCTCACTAAGTTGAAGGACGAAAAGGCGATATTGAGTCGCTTTGGAGTGGCTCAAATTGGGCTTTTTGGATCATTTGTTCGAAACGAATCCAATGAAAATAGTGACATAGATATCCTGGTCGAATTTTTACCAGAACAAAAAACCTTTAGAAATTATATGGATTTGAAAATCTTCTTAGAAGATAGTTTTCAAAGAAAGATAGATTTGGTGATTAAAGATTCGCTGAAAGTTCGGATTAAGGATCAAATTCTAAAAGAAGCAGTATATGCCGCGTGA
- a CDS encoding sulfatase, with translation MSSKFIRTSFDSFFPSFLLKLFLFLLLSLLCVCQKESARPEKNLLVEEGGKHADSKPNVIWIVIDSLRGDIIGQYNVTPNLDLFAKEGIQFDFHLVNAAWTRPSTLVFFTGKYASANPVNFWDYPTTKSEVEAFYRSEKKPLPKLLKEFQYNTVMVGNNPFLTDKFGLGVEVGFDSLYDFSNYSEDTKKITKKTMEVLEEVSTQEKPFFLFLNYNDPHKPYTPPLGFTNRIKTSESLDERKLNYLGEVAFVDEELGKVFADLKTKNLWDNSLILITADHGEVMHASHAISPFTGTNTYYGHGQDLFLENIHVPLLIKLPHTVKQKTVKEMTRSIDLYPTILDYAELPIPNSIHGLSLRPIIEGTETTKRTYYGETRFTQGYGEGKEFLLQRSYRFHELGKFWQGSVGNEFYLYFDTTKDPNQISPIRINQMENIGELKLDAKLEKKIQRFWKQIRSMEPKLPLYHLWIRPNPLEKDTEIQIKVQSGILRLAKFPNTVVVEEKGKLVNIHTKDSQPFQISFEVYPDVSFPEFQVWFGKKQVPKSDIHVGYFGVSMSACSKDCDLLYESQSIRPIIHPETKVHFWKEGGQKKSYESKQELGTDALDILKKQGYVQ, from the coding sequence TTGAGCTCAAAATTCATTCGTACTTCTTTTGATTCGTTTTTTCCTTCCTTTCTCTTAAAACTTTTTTTATTTCTCCTACTTTCCCTCCTTTGTGTCTGTCAAAAAGAATCTGCCAGACCAGAAAAAAACCTTCTGGTTGAGGAAGGTGGTAAACACGCAGATTCCAAACCAAATGTCATTTGGATTGTGATTGATAGCCTTCGGGGTGATATTATTGGGCAATATAATGTTACACCTAACTTAGATTTGTTTGCAAAAGAAGGAATCCAATTTGATTTTCATCTTGTAAATGCTGCTTGGACGAGACCTTCCACCTTAGTTTTTTTTACTGGGAAATATGCATCAGCCAATCCTGTGAATTTTTGGGATTACCCAACCACCAAATCCGAAGTGGAAGCCTTTTATCGTTCCGAGAAAAAACCTTTGCCCAAGCTTTTAAAAGAATTCCAATACAATACGGTGATGGTTGGGAATAATCCTTTTTTGACCGATAAATTTGGGTTAGGTGTGGAAGTTGGGTTTGATTCTTTATATGATTTTTCGAACTACAGTGAAGACACAAAAAAAATAACCAAAAAAACAATGGAAGTATTGGAAGAAGTTTCCACCCAAGAAAAACCTTTCTTTTTATTTTTAAATTACAATGACCCTCACAAACCCTATACACCTCCTTTGGGATTTACCAATCGTATCAAAACAAGTGAATCGCTCGACGAACGGAAGTTAAACTATTTGGGAGAAGTTGCCTTTGTGGATGAAGAGTTGGGTAAGGTGTTTGCCGATCTCAAAACTAAAAACCTTTGGGACAACTCACTGATTCTCATCACGGCCGATCACGGGGAAGTGATGCATGCTTCGCACGCTATCTCTCCCTTTACTGGAACCAATACCTATTATGGCCATGGACAAGATTTATTTTTAGAGAATATCCATGTCCCACTGCTCATCAAACTCCCTCATACCGTAAAACAAAAAACAGTGAAGGAGATGACAAGGTCCATTGATTTGTACCCGACAATCCTGGATTATGCGGAACTTCCCATTCCCAATTCCATCCATGGTTTGTCACTTCGTCCGATCATCGAAGGGACAGAGACCACCAAACGAACCTATTATGGGGAAACTCGGTTTACACAAGGGTATGGGGAAGGAAAGGAATTTTTATTACAAAGGTCTTACAGGTTCCATGAATTGGGGAAATTTTGGCAAGGTTCAGTGGGGAATGAATTTTATTTGTATTTCGATACAACAAAAGATCCGAACCAAATTAGTCCCATTCGTATCAACCAAATGGAAAATATCGGTGAACTTAAGTTAGATGCAAAATTAGAAAAAAAAATCCAAAGGTTTTGGAAACAAATTCGATCCATGGAACCAAAACTCCCTTTGTACCACCTTTGGATTCGACCAAACCCATTGGAAAAAGATACAGAGATCCAAATCAAGGTTCAAAGTGGAATCCTGCGGTTGGCAAAATTCCCAAACACTGTGGTTGTAGAAGAGAAAGGAAAACTGGTTAACATCCACACCAAAGATTCACAACCTTTTCAAATCAGTTTTGAAGTGTATCCTGATGTGAGTTTTCCTGAGTTCCAAGTTTGGTTCGGAAAAAAACAAGTCCCGAAATCGGACATTCATGTTGGGTATTTTGGAGTGTCCATGTCTGCTTGTTCCAAAGACTGTGATCTGTTATACGAATCACAATCCATTCGTCCCATCATTCATCCTGAAACCAAGGTCCATTTTTGGAAAGAAGGTGGGCAAAAAAAATCCTACGAAAGTAAACAAGAGTTAGGAACGGATGCTTTGGATATCTTAAAAAAACAAGGCTATGTCCAATAG